In Luteitalea sp. TBR-22, one genomic interval encodes:
- a CDS encoding lysylphosphatidylglycerol synthase transmembrane domain-containing protein, whose translation MSPISGGVRRASSFALKLSISVGLLAVLFRQTDVGAVAARLRQVEPGWIALALLVQAVLLLVSGWRWRRLLVTQHVDATTWQLTLSCLVANFFNNFLPSNIGGDFVRIADTAGAAGSRTVATAVVLLDRVLGLIALFAVAACGSLLLRHALPGTGYLWILLIGGALAAAIVVSQPALVTRGLRPLARLREDWVTERLGRLETMLAKAGGDRASLLQAFGGALVVQGLVVVFYVCVARGLHIDLPLRDAMVIVPVSLVIQLAPVSINGFGVREAVFSYLFRMLGHPVDAGLALSIAGAALLILASLPGGLIFLLRKEGLMVPPPSSDMPEEEV comes from the coding sequence ATGTCGCCCATCTCCGGTGGCGTGCGTCGCGCGTCCTCCTTCGCCCTCAAACTCAGCATCAGTGTCGGCTTGCTGGCGGTGTTGTTCCGCCAGACCGACGTGGGCGCCGTCGCCGCCCGGCTGCGGCAGGTCGAACCGGGCTGGATTGCGCTCGCCCTCCTCGTGCAGGCCGTGCTGCTGCTCGTGAGCGGATGGCGCTGGCGGCGGCTGCTGGTCACCCAGCACGTGGACGCGACGACCTGGCAGCTGACGCTCTCCTGCCTGGTGGCCAATTTCTTCAACAACTTCCTCCCCAGCAACATCGGCGGCGACTTCGTGCGGATCGCCGACACGGCCGGCGCGGCCGGGTCGCGGACCGTGGCGACGGCCGTCGTGCTGCTCGACCGCGTCCTCGGCCTGATCGCGCTGTTCGCCGTGGCGGCGTGCGGGTCCTTGCTCCTCCGTCACGCGCTGCCAGGTACCGGCTACCTCTGGATCCTGCTCATCGGCGGGGCCCTCGCGGCGGCCATCGTGGTGTCGCAACCGGCCCTGGTCACGCGTGGCCTGCGCCCACTCGCCCGCCTGCGGGAGGACTGGGTGACCGAGCGGCTGGGCCGGCTCGAGACAATGCTGGCCAAGGCGGGGGGCGACCGGGCCAGCCTGCTGCAGGCGTTCGGCGGCGCGCTCGTGGTCCAGGGGTTGGTCGTGGTGTTCTACGTGTGCGTGGCCCGCGGCCTGCACATCGACCTGCCGCTCCGCGACGCCATGGTCATCGTGCCGGTCAGCCTGGTGATCCAGCTCGCGCCGGTCTCCATCAACGGGTTCGGCGTGCGCGAAGCCGTCTTTTCCTACCTGTTCCGCATGCTGGGCCACCCGGTGGACGCCGGCCTCGCCCTGTCGATCGCCGGCGCGGCCCTGCTCATCCTCGCCTCGCTCCCCGGCGGCCTGATTTTTCTGCTGCGCAAGGAAGGACTGATGGTGCCCCCGCCATCGTCCGATATGCCTGAAGAGGAGGTGTAG
- a CDS encoding glycosyltransferase gives MTPPATPLRILMLAPEPFFEPRGTPFSEYHRIKALVEDGHHVDLVTYPVGRDVDLPNLRIIRCWRPPFIRKVAIGPSFTKIVLDACLTLTILRVAFFGGQRYDAIHSHEEMGVLGVWLGRRLKVPHLYDMHSSLPQQLNNFRYSRSKALRWGFERAEDYMVRGSQVVITICQELQDTVHEMGVGDRAVLIENVMGGDVDPAPGPGREAVRARWGLSASQPVALYTGTFEQYQGLDLLLDASVALKARVPGAAVLVVGGAPEQVAALEARARAVGAPLVLTGQRPPAEIPHFVDACDVLVSPRISGTNTPLKIYSYLRSGRPIVATNLRTHTQVLSSESAVLVEPTAASLADGLARVLADRAEAARVAAGAQRLADERYSRESYLTRTRRAYAMLLASMRGAGTVPVTGAPAAPGQEPR, from the coding sequence GTGACGCCCCCAGCCACGCCGCTCCGAATCCTGATGCTCGCGCCGGAGCCGTTCTTCGAGCCGCGTGGCACGCCGTTCAGCGAGTACCACCGCATCAAGGCCCTGGTCGAGGACGGTCATCACGTCGACCTGGTCACCTATCCGGTCGGCCGCGACGTCGACCTGCCCAACCTCCGGATCATCAGGTGCTGGCGGCCGCCGTTCATCAGGAAGGTGGCCATCGGGCCGTCGTTCACCAAGATCGTGCTCGACGCCTGCCTCACGCTCACCATCCTGCGGGTCGCCTTCTTCGGCGGGCAGCGCTACGACGCCATCCACTCCCATGAGGAGATGGGCGTGCTCGGCGTGTGGCTCGGGCGCCGGCTCAAGGTGCCGCACCTGTACGACATGCACTCGAGCCTGCCGCAGCAGCTCAACAACTTCCGCTATTCGCGGTCGAAGGCGTTGCGGTGGGGGTTCGAGCGGGCCGAGGACTACATGGTCCGCGGCTCGCAGGTGGTGATCACCATCTGCCAGGAGTTGCAGGACACCGTGCACGAGATGGGCGTCGGCGACCGCGCCGTGCTCATCGAGAACGTGATGGGGGGCGACGTCGACCCGGCGCCGGGACCCGGCCGGGAGGCCGTACGGGCCCGGTGGGGCCTGTCTGCCAGCCAACCGGTGGCGTTGTACACCGGCACGTTCGAGCAGTACCAGGGACTCGACCTCCTGCTCGACGCGAGCGTCGCCCTCAAGGCGCGCGTCCCCGGCGCCGCCGTGCTCGTCGTCGGTGGCGCGCCCGAGCAGGTCGCGGCGCTCGAGGCGCGGGCCAGGGCGGTCGGCGCTCCGCTGGTCCTGACCGGCCAGCGGCCGCCCGCCGAGATCCCGCACTTCGTCGACGCCTGCGACGTCCTGGTGTCCCCACGGATCTCGGGCACCAACACGCCGCTGAAGATCTACTCGTACCTGCGATCGGGACGCCCCATCGTGGCCACCAACCTGCGCACCCACACGCAGGTGCTGTCGTCGGAGTCGGCCGTGCTCGTGGAGCCGACGGCCGCGTCGCTGGCCGACGGGCTCGCCCGGGTGCTCGCCGACCGGGCCGAGGCGGCGCGCGTCGCCGCCGGGGCGCAGCGCCTCGCCGACGAGCGCTACAGCCGCGAGTCGTACCTCACCCGGACGCGGCGCGCCTATGCGATGCTCCTGGCCTCGATGCGCGGTGCCGGGACGGTCCCGGTGACCGGTGCGCCGGCCGCGCCGGGACAGGAGCCGCGGTGA
- a CDS encoding NAD(P)-dependent oxidoreductase, protein MTALVTGVTGFTGGHLARHLRHRGVAVRGFVRAKSLARPEVASLREAGVEIVEGDLTDAAAVAAACRGVEVVYHIAATYREAGQPDSAYRAINVQGVQHVIDGARQAGARRVVHCSTGGVHGHVANPPANEDAPFNPGDVYQETKLEGERLATLEGRKGGLEVVVARPIGIYGPGDLRFLKMFRGISRRRFPVLGSGEVFYHLTYIDDLCEGFRLCGEVPAAAGRTYILGGPRYTTMNELVAMIAAELKVAPLPFHLPVWPFWLAGAACEAVCIPLRVQPPLYRRRVDFYTKSRAFDITRARTELGFAPAVDLPEGIRRTIAWYRAQGLL, encoded by the coding sequence GTGACGGCGCTGGTCACCGGCGTCACGGGGTTCACCGGCGGGCATCTGGCCCGCCACCTGCGACATCGCGGCGTCGCGGTGCGGGGGTTCGTGCGCGCGAAGAGCCTTGCGCGGCCGGAGGTCGCGTCGCTGCGGGAGGCTGGCGTCGAGATCGTCGAGGGCGATCTCACCGATGCGGCGGCCGTCGCCGCGGCGTGTCGTGGGGTCGAGGTGGTCTACCACATCGCCGCCACGTACCGCGAAGCAGGCCAGCCCGACAGCGCGTATCGCGCCATCAACGTGCAGGGGGTGCAGCACGTGATCGACGGCGCGCGGCAGGCCGGCGCCCGCCGCGTGGTGCACTGCAGCACCGGCGGCGTCCACGGGCACGTGGCCAACCCGCCGGCCAACGAGGATGCGCCGTTCAACCCGGGCGACGTCTACCAGGAAACGAAGCTGGAAGGGGAGCGCCTGGCCACGCTCGAGGGCCGCAAGGGCGGCCTCGAGGTGGTCGTGGCGCGGCCGATCGGCATCTACGGACCCGGCGACCTGCGCTTCCTCAAGATGTTCCGTGGCATCTCGCGCCGCCGGTTCCCGGTGCTGGGGTCGGGCGAGGTCTTCTATCACCTCACCTACATCGACGATCTCTGTGAAGGATTCCGGTTGTGCGGCGAGGTGCCGGCGGCGGCTGGCCGCACGTACATCCTGGGCGGGCCGCGCTACACGACGATGAACGAGCTGGTGGCGATGATCGCCGCCGAACTGAAGGTGGCGCCGCTGCCGTTCCACCTGCCGGTGTGGCCGTTCTGGCTGGCCGGCGCGGCTTGCGAGGCCGTGTGCATCCCGTTGCGGGTGCAGCCGCCGCTGTACCGTCGGCGGGTGGACTTCTACACGAAGAGTCGCGCCTTCGACATCACGCGCGCCCGCACGGAGCTGGGCTTCGCCCCGGCCGTCGACCTGCCGGAGGGCATCCGGCGCACCATCGCGTGGTATCGCGCCCAGGGCCTGTTGTGA
- a CDS encoding glycosyltransferase family 4 protein encodes MSEKISVLHVCDHLGWTGSRMHGVKRLFAWTLPRFDASRFDVSLVSLRKKDTSEDTLEQFGIDVTYLHKGKFDPATLTALLKVMDRKGTQVLHLHGYGATTFGRIAAAMRGTAVLLHEHANHTTTPWFQQVADSLLAPYTDLAIAVSASTAEFTVRARKIPAEKMKVVYLGAPLDEFGRTRSPQEIAAARAALGIAPGTFAVGTVTRLMPAKGNRYLVEAVRPIVEQIPEAHVYIAGEGELRDELEAQARSLGITDRLHFLGFQRDVAAVLSAYDLVVFPSLWEGTPLTSFEALAMGKPIVSTDADGLRDILRDQVDAVIVPKEDGRAIADAVVALERDPARRAALGAEAQRTSRRYDIAAYVRKMERLYELMARVSRPTRRQGLLREDLSFLDSGPPSPAIGVGAPGGRA; translated from the coding sequence GTGAGCGAGAAGATTTCGGTGCTGCACGTGTGCGACCACCTCGGGTGGACCGGGTCGCGGATGCACGGCGTCAAGCGCCTGTTCGCCTGGACGCTGCCGCGCTTCGACGCCAGCCGCTTCGACGTGTCGTTGGTGAGCCTGCGCAAGAAGGACACCTCCGAGGACACCCTCGAGCAGTTCGGGATCGACGTCACGTACCTGCACAAGGGCAAGTTCGACCCCGCCACGCTCACCGCGCTCCTGAAGGTCATGGATCGCAAGGGCACGCAGGTGCTGCACCTGCACGGCTACGGCGCGACGACGTTCGGCCGCATCGCCGCGGCGATGCGCGGCACCGCGGTGCTGCTGCACGAGCACGCCAACCACACGACGACGCCGTGGTTCCAGCAGGTGGCCGACTCGCTCCTGGCCCCGTACACGGACCTGGCGATCGCGGTCTCGGCCTCGACCGCGGAGTTCACCGTGCGGGCCCGCAAGATCCCGGCCGAGAAGATGAAGGTCGTCTACCTCGGCGCGCCGCTCGACGAGTTCGGGCGCACGCGCAGTCCGCAGGAGATCGCGGCGGCACGCGCCGCGCTCGGCATCGCGCCGGGAACGTTTGCCGTCGGCACGGTCACGCGGCTGATGCCGGCCAAGGGCAACCGGTACCTGGTGGAGGCCGTCAGGCCGATCGTCGAGCAGATCCCCGAGGCGCACGTCTACATCGCCGGGGAAGGCGAGTTGCGCGACGAGCTCGAGGCGCAGGCGCGCAGTCTCGGCATCACCGATCGTCTGCACTTCCTCGGCTTCCAGCGCGACGTGGCGGCCGTGCTCTCGGCCTACGACCTGGTGGTGTTCCCGTCGCTGTGGGAAGGGACGCCGCTCACCTCGTTCGAGGCGCTGGCGATGGGCAAGCCGATCGTCTCGACAGATGCCGACGGGCTGCGCGACATCCTGCGTGACCAGGTCGACGCGGTCATCGTGCCCAAGGAGGACGGACGGGCCATCGCCGATGCGGTCGTCGCCCTCGAACGCGACCCGGCGCGGCGCGCCGCCCTCGGCGCCGAGGCGCAGCGCACCAGCCGCCGCTACGACATCGCGGCCTACGTTCGCAAGATGGAGCGCCTGTACGAGTTGATGGCGCGGGTGTCGAGGCCGACCAGGCGCCAGGGACTGTTGCGCGAGGACCTCTCGTTCCTCGACAGCGGACCGCCGTCGCCGGCAATCGGCGTCGGCGCCCCGGGGGGCCGGGCGTGA
- the ttcA gene encoding tRNA 2-thiocytidine(32) synthetase TtcA gives MSYASSLESRIAKAVARASIEHRLIEPNDRVMVGLSGGKDSWALLQILDVIRRRAPFPFSFVAVNVDSGYKDFKHDVIRKTCEERGWEIRIEHTEIGEVMDDLLEANATPCSLCARLRRGVLYRIADEVGATKIALGHHADDFIETLLLNLFFGGALKAMPARLVSDNERHVVIRPLVYVSEQDALDYALASELPIVGCCCPACGDLGLQRQRLKRLIGDLEREHPGIKASMLKALQNVHPRHLLDRRLSPLDAMARAGHVDADDEGRASASVHPLPVVGRTGRAAAPRVS, from the coding sequence ATGTCCTACGCTTCCTCGCTCGAATCCCGCATCGCCAAGGCCGTCGCTCGTGCGTCGATCGAGCACCGGCTCATCGAGCCGAACGACCGCGTGATGGTCGGCCTCTCGGGTGGCAAGGACAGCTGGGCCCTGCTGCAGATCCTCGACGTCATCCGCCGGCGGGCGCCGTTCCCGTTCTCCTTTGTCGCCGTCAACGTCGACTCGGGCTACAAGGACTTCAAGCACGACGTGATCCGGAAGACCTGCGAGGAGCGCGGCTGGGAGATTCGCATCGAGCACACCGAGATCGGCGAGGTCATGGACGACCTCCTCGAGGCCAACGCCACCCCGTGCTCGCTGTGCGCGCGGCTGCGCCGGGGCGTGCTGTACCGCATCGCCGACGAGGTCGGGGCGACCAAGATCGCGCTCGGCCATCACGCCGACGACTTCATCGAGACCCTGCTGCTGAACCTGTTCTTCGGCGGCGCGCTCAAGGCGATGCCGGCGCGGCTGGTGTCGGACAACGAGCGGCACGTGGTGATCCGCCCGCTCGTGTACGTGTCCGAACAGGACGCCCTCGACTACGCGCTCGCCTCGGAACTGCCGATCGTCGGCTGCTGCTGCCCGGCGTGCGGCGACCTCGGCCTGCAGCGGCAGCGCCTCAAGCGACTGATCGGCGACCTCGAGCGCGAGCATCCCGGGATCAAGGCGTCGATGCTGAAGGCCCTGCAGAACGTCCATCCACGTCACCTCCTCGATCGGCGGCTCAGCCCGCTGGACGCGATGGCGCGTGCCGGGCATGTCGATGCCGATGACGAGGGGCGTGCAAGTGCCTCGGTGCACCCGCTGCCGGTCGTCGGTCGCACCGGCCGCGCCGCGGCGCCGCGCGTCTCGTGA
- the dtd gene encoding D-aminoacyl-tRNA deacylase: MRAVLQRVRSASVTVEGRVTGEIGAGFLVLLGVEVGDTAADLAYIVDKTAALRVFPDADGRMNVDIRQAGGALLVVSQFTLAGDCRKGRRPSWDGAARPEEARAWYERALEAWRAHGLPVEAGVFQADMQVALVNDGPVTLLLDSRKQF, from the coding sequence GTGAGGGCCGTCCTCCAGCGCGTCCGATCCGCGTCGGTCACGGTCGAGGGCCGGGTGACGGGCGAGATCGGGGCTGGCTTCCTGGTGCTGCTCGGGGTCGAGGTGGGCGACACCGCGGCCGACCTGGCCTACATCGTCGACAAGACCGCCGCGCTGCGCGTGTTCCCGGATGCCGACGGCCGGATGAACGTCGACATCCGGCAGGCCGGCGGGGCGTTGCTCGTGGTGTCGCAGTTCACCCTGGCCGGCGATTGCCGCAAGGGACGACGGCCGTCGTGGGACGGGGCCGCCAGGCCGGAGGAGGCCCGCGCGTGGTACGAGCGCGCGCTCGAGGCATGGCGGGCGCACGGGCTGCCCGTCGAGGCCGGGGTCTTCCAGGCCGACATGCAGGTCGCCCTCGTCAACGACGGCCCGGTCACGTTGCTCCTCGACAGCCGCAAGCAGTTCTGA
- the dapF gene encoding diaminopimelate epimerase, translating into MHFWKAHAYGNDFLYATFADVVSDDLPELARQMCGRTTGVGADGLILFEERRSGARMRLYNADGSIAEVSGNGVRGLAALLARQQGIAPGNTLLIDTDAGPKRLELLSRDERHRPVFRAAMGAPEHLTRQEIEVDGDALSLVTLWMGNPQAVWLVDVLDTREMLRIGAALQRHPAFPDAVNLELAHVVSPTEVEILIYERGVGPTHSSGTGSCAAAVAAAAYGGAERRVEVVAPGGRQRVDWRDDGVFLTGWAEVICEGTWLA; encoded by the coding sequence ATGCACTTCTGGAAAGCCCACGCCTACGGCAACGACTTCCTCTACGCCACGTTTGCCGACGTCGTCAGCGACGACCTGCCCGAACTCGCACGACAGATGTGCGGCCGGACCACGGGCGTTGGCGCCGACGGACTGATCCTGTTCGAGGAGCGGCGCAGCGGCGCGCGGATGCGGTTGTACAACGCCGACGGGTCCATCGCGGAGGTCTCCGGCAACGGCGTCCGCGGGCTCGCCGCCCTGTTGGCCCGGCAGCAGGGCATCGCCCCCGGCAACACGCTGCTCATCGACACCGATGCCGGTCCCAAGCGGCTGGAACTGCTGTCGCGCGACGAACGTCATCGGCCGGTCTTCCGGGCAGCCATGGGCGCGCCCGAGCACCTGACGCGGCAGGAGATCGAGGTCGATGGCGACGCCCTCTCCCTCGTCACGCTCTGGATGGGCAATCCGCAGGCCGTCTGGCTGGTCGACGTCCTCGACACGCGCGAGATGCTCCGCATCGGCGCGGCCCTGCAGCGCCACCCGGCGTTTCCCGATGCCGTCAACCTCGAACTGGCCCACGTGGTGAGCCCGACGGAAGTCGAGATCCTCATCTACGAGCGCGGCGTCGGCCCCACGCACTCCTCGGGGACCGGCTCCTGCGCGGCCGCCGTGGCCGCGGCCGCCTACGGGGGCGCCGAGCGGCGCGTCGAGGTCGTGGCGCCGGGCGGCCGGCAACGGGTGGACTGGCGTGACGATGGGGTGTTCCTGACGGGGTGGGCGGAAGTGATCTGCGAAGGCACCTGGCTGGCGTGA